The following are from one region of the Prevotella communis genome:
- a CDS encoding permease translates to MDLQGFLTSLLNVVCEMAPYLLLGFFIAGVLHVFVPQKFYANYLSRNNKLSVLWAALLGVPLPLCSCGVIPTAIGLRNEKASKGAIASFLIATPQTGIDSILATFSLMGLGFAIIRPTAALITGVCGGLLVNRLVREDDLKDDSFTSCLVESGNRIWRVLKYAYYDMLRDIGLRLLIGLVVAALIQVAVPDEFFLSFGSQPLLQMLVILVIAVPMYICSTGSIPVAAALMMKGLSPGAALVMLMAGPAVNLASILVVHKSMGRRFTSIYLMTIVGFAVLFGLLLNATGIDFSVAAQDACCISTSALPSPFKIICATVLTLLIIFALMMKFFSKFSAQKPLAPDVTVYRVEGMHCSHCEAAVVRAVEDLPGVEKAKASASANTLTIKGPATEESIRKAVEGIGYTFKGKA, encoded by the coding sequence ATGGATTTACAGGGTTTCCTCACATCGCTTCTGAACGTGGTCTGCGAAATGGCTCCCTATCTGTTGTTGGGATTCTTCATCGCGGGAGTGTTGCACGTATTCGTACCGCAGAAGTTCTATGCCAACTATCTTTCGCGTAACAATAAGCTGTCCGTGCTATGGGCAGCGCTGTTGGGTGTACCCCTACCCCTCTGTTCATGCGGCGTGATCCCAACGGCTATCGGACTCAGAAACGAGAAAGCTTCAAAAGGCGCTATCGCTTCGTTTCTCATCGCCACGCCACAGACGGGCATCGACTCCATTCTGGCCACGTTCTCTCTGATGGGACTGGGGTTTGCTATTATCCGACCTACAGCAGCACTAATCACAGGTGTCTGCGGAGGATTGTTGGTAAACCGTCTGGTTCGTGAGGATGATTTAAAGGATGATTCGTTCACTTCATGCCTAGTAGAAAGCGGAAACAGGATTTGGCGCGTACTGAAGTATGCCTACTATGATATGCTTCGCGACATCGGTCTGCGACTGCTTATTGGACTTGTTGTTGCGGCATTGATTCAGGTAGCTGTGCCAGATGAGTTTTTCCTCTCCTTCGGCAGTCAGCCGTTGCTACAGATGCTGGTGATACTGGTCATCGCCGTACCGATGTATATCTGCTCGACGGGTAGTATTCCCGTGGCAGCAGCCCTGATGATGAAAGGACTCTCGCCAGGAGCGGCACTGGTGATGCTGATGGCCGGGCCTGCGGTAAATCTCGCCTCTATCCTCGTGGTTCACAAGTCGATGGGGCGTCGCTTTACATCGATTTATCTGATGACCATTGTTGGTTTCGCGGTTCTATTCGGCCTGCTGCTCAATGCTACGGGAATCGACTTCTCCGTCGCTGCCCAAGATGCTTGCTGCATCAGCACATCCGCCTTGCCCAGTCCGTTTAAGATTATTTGCGCCACAGTATTAACATTATTAATTATATTTGCTCTTATGATGAAGTTTTTCAGCAAGTTTTCCGCCCAAAAGCCCTTAGCCCCCGACGTGACCGTCTATCGTGTCGAGGGCATGCATTGCAGCCATTGCGAGGCAGCCGTAGTCCGTGCCGTCGAGGATCTGCCTGGCGTAGAGAAAGCCAAGGCCAGTGCCTCTGCCAACACCCTCACCATCAAAGGCCCTGCCACAGAAGAGTCTATCCGTAAAGCTGTTGAGGGTATCGGATATACGTTCAAAGGAAAGGCTTGA
- a CDS encoding C1 family peptidase, which yields MPRRLLPLWDNWQMTYDHVIVIYGKATDEQGKPYYMVKNSWGKSGLYKGIWYMSRDYIMLNTTYLFLNRHTLPKALRKAIK from the coding sequence ATGCCAAGAAGACTTTTACCGTTATGGGACAACTGGCAGATGACCTACGACCACGTGATAGTAATCTACGGTAAGGCCACCGACGAACAGGGCAAGCCCTACTACATGGTGAAGAACTCATGGGGAAAGAGCGGACTGTACAAAGGCATCTGGTATATGTCGCGCGACTATATCATGCTCAACACCACCTACCTCTTCCTCAATCGTCATACCCTGCCTAAAGCGTTACGCAAGGCAATAAAATAA
- a CDS encoding NifB/NifX family molybdenum-iron cluster-binding protein, whose product MMKKIAIPTREDMVDDHFGHCAYYTVITLDDENQVQNTERLDSPEGCGCKSNIASVMQEMGITLMLAGNMGMGAYNKLSAHGITVIRGCHGKVDDVLKSYQNGELRDSLESCDHHDCSHHEAKPVYMISKFGKK is encoded by the coding sequence ATGATGAAGAAAATAGCTATTCCTACACGTGAGGATATGGTTGATGACCATTTTGGTCATTGTGCTTATTATACAGTTATAACCCTCGATGATGAGAATCAGGTGCAGAATACAGAACGCCTGGATTCACCAGAGGGATGTGGATGCAAGTCAAATATCGCATCTGTCATGCAGGAAATGGGCATTACCCTGATGCTCGCCGGCAACATGGGTATGGGAGCCTATAACAAACTGTCAGCCCATGGCATCACAGTTATTAGAGGCTGCCATGGCAAGGTGGATGATGTGCTCAAGTCATACCAGAACGGCGAGCTGCGGGACTCACTGGAATCCTGCGACCATCATGACTGCAGCCACCATGAAGCCAAGCCTGTGTACATGATTTCCAAGTTTGGAAAGAAATAA
- a CDS encoding MBL fold metallo-hydrolase, with translation MKWTVLSDNRSRDGRLSTEHGLSILLQAQRHKILLDTGASDVFIKNAEQLGIDLCDVDYVFISHGHSDHAGGLRYFLEHNQKAKVIVSPNAMSGTFYSKRGNLHSITTEWPELDTDRLIAIDQTCELAKGLHAIAHIPQNHIIPKGNQNLYVQDVNGDFVLDDFRHELALYIDGLLFTGCAHSGLENILSACPWPVHTVVGGFHLLDGMEPEEEIQALAHRLKEKYPKTLFYTSHCTGDNVLEVMKSVMGEQLQSFRCGTLNEMV, from the coding sequence ATGAAGTGGACTGTACTATCAGATAATCGAAGCAGGGATGGCCGACTCTCTACAGAGCATGGCCTGTCAATCCTTTTGCAAGCCCAACGGCACAAGATCCTGCTTGATACTGGAGCAAGTGACGTGTTTATCAAGAATGCAGAGCAGTTGGGCATAGATCTATGCGATGTTGACTATGTTTTCATTTCTCATGGTCACAGCGACCATGCTGGAGGCTTGCGATACTTCTTGGAGCATAATCAAAAGGCTAAAGTCATCGTCTCACCTAATGCAATGAGTGGTACATTTTATTCAAAGCGAGGGAATCTTCATAGCATTACTACGGAGTGGCCAGAGTTAGACACTGACAGGCTTATCGCGATAGACCAGACCTGTGAGCTAGCAAAAGGTCTTCACGCCATTGCTCATATACCTCAGAATCATATAATACCCAAGGGCAATCAGAATCTCTACGTGCAGGATGTCAATGGAGACTTTGTCCTCGATGATTTTCGTCATGAGCTAGCCCTGTATATCGATGGTCTGCTATTTACAGGTTGTGCTCATAGTGGTCTGGAGAATATCCTGTCCGCATGTCCATGGCCCGTTCATACCGTTGTAGGTGGCTTCCATTTACTTGATGGTATGGAACCAGAGGAAGAAATACAGGCCTTGGCACACAGGCTGAAAGAAAAGTATCCTAAAACGCTGTTCTATACAAGCCATTGTACAGGTGACAATGTGCTTGAGGTAATGAAGAGCGTGATGGGAGAACAGCTACAGTCCTTCAGATGTGGAACATTGAACGAAATGGTATGA
- a CDS encoding nitrous oxide-stimulated promoter family protein: MSRIEREKLTVRKMIELYCRHHLHQDQMPEEYRHLADFACRRLDHCKYGERKTACKHCPTHCYAPKEREAIRKVMRWAGPRMIWYAPKDAILHILKK, encoded by the coding sequence ATGAGCAGGATTGAGCGAGAGAAGCTGACTGTCCGCAAGATGATAGAACTGTATTGCCGTCATCATCTTCATCAGGACCAGATGCCAGAGGAATACAGGCATCTGGCAGACTTCGCTTGTCGCCGTCTGGATCATTGCAAATATGGAGAAAGGAAAACAGCATGCAAGCATTGTCCCACTCATTGCTATGCTCCTAAAGAGCGCGAGGCCATCCGCAAGGTGATGCGCTGGGCAGGGCCAAGAATGATATGGTATGCCCCAAAGGATGCAATTCTACATATACTCAAAAAATGA
- a CDS encoding permease, with amino-acid sequence MDLQGFLTSLLNVVCEMAPYLLLGFFIAGVLHVFVPQKFYANYLSRNNKLSVLWAALLGVPLPLCSCGVIPTAIGLRNEKASKGAIASFLIATPQTGIDSILATFSLMGLGFAIIRPTAALITGVCGGLLVNRLVREDDLKDDSFTSCLVESGNRIWRVLKYAYYDMLRDIGLRLLIGLVVAALIQVAVPDEFFLSFGSQPLLQMLVILVIAVPMYICSTGSIPVAAALMMKGLSPGAALVMLMAGPAVNLASILVVHKSMGRRFTSIYLMTIVGFAVLFGLLLNATGIDFSVAAQDACCMSTSALPSPFKIICATVLTLLIIFALMMKFFSKFTAQKPLDPDVTVYRVEDMHCSHCEAAVVRAVEEVPGVEKAKASASANTLTIKGPATEESIRKAVESIGYTFKGKA; translated from the coding sequence ATGGATTTACAGGGTTTCCTCACATCGCTTCTGAACGTGGTCTGCGAAATGGCTCCCTATCTGTTGTTGGGATTCTTCATCGCGGGAGTGTTGCACGTATTCGTACCGCAGAAGTTCTATGCCAACTATCTTTCGCGTAACAATAAGCTGTCCGTGCTATGGGCAGCGCTGTTGGGTGTACCCCTACCCCTCTGTTCATGCGGCGTGATCCCAACGGCTATCGGACTCAGAAACGAGAAAGCTTCAAAAGGCGCTATCGCTTCGTTTCTCATCGCCACGCCACAGACGGGCATCGACTCCATTCTGGCCACGTTCTCTCTGATGGGACTGGGATTTGCTATTATCCGACCTACAGCAGCACTAATCACAGGTGTCTGCGGAGGATTGTTGGTAAACCGTCTGGTTCGTGAGGATGATTTAAAGGATGATTCGTTCACTTCATGCCTAGTAGAAAGCGGAAACAGGATTTGGCGCGTACTGAAGTATGCCTACTATGATATGCTTCGCGACATCGGTCTGCGACTGCTTATTGGACTTGTTGTTGCGGCATTGATTCAGGTAGCTGTGCCAGATGAGTTTTTCCTCTCCTTCGGCAGTCAGCCGTTGCTACAGATGCTGGTGATACTGGTCATCGCTGTGCCGATGTATATCTGCTCGACAGGTAGCATCCCCGTGGCAGCAGCCCTGATGATGAAAGGACTCTCGCCAGGAGCGGCACTGGTGATGCTGATGGCCGGGCCTGCGGTAAATCTCGCCTCTATCCTCGTGGTTCACAAGTCGATGGGGCGTCGCTTTACATCGATTTATCTGATGACCATTGTTGGTTTCGCAGTTCTATTCGGCCTGCTGCTCAATGCTACGGGAATCGACTTCTCCGTCGCTGCCCAAGATGCTTGCTGCATGAGCACATCCGCCTTGCCCAGTCCGTTTAAGATTATTTGCGCCACAGTATTAACATTATTAATTATATTTGCTCTCATGATGAAGTTTTTCAGCAAGTTTACCGCCCAAAAGCCCTTAGACCCCGACGTGACCGTCTATCGTGTCGAGGACATGCATTGCAGCCATTGCGAGGCAGCCGTAGTCCGTGCCGTCGAGGAAGTGCCAGGCGTAGAGAAAGCCAAGGCCAGTGCCTCTGCCAACACCCTCACCATCAAAGGCCCTGCCACAGAAGAGTCTATCCGTAAAGCTGTTGAGAGTATCGGATATACGTTCAAAGGAAAGGCTTGA
- a CDS encoding type II toxin-antitoxin system VapC family toxin: protein MSTSNTYLLDTCICIALLKKNQNVIQHIREVGTHNCKISDITLAELYFGAFKSGKEKHFNDVSEISKLFDKFPIQYTRKYGEIRWELEKQGLRIGDMDMFIAATALEENLILVTGNIKHFERVPGLAIENWMD from the coding sequence ATGAGTACAAGCAACACCTATCTCCTTGACACATGCATTTGTATTGCATTGCTAAAGAAAAATCAAAACGTAATTCAACATATCAGAGAAGTTGGCACACACAACTGTAAGATTTCTGACATCACATTGGCAGAACTTTACTTTGGTGCGTTCAAGTCAGGAAAAGAAAAACACTTCAACGATGTTTCTGAGATTTCCAAACTCTTTGATAAATTTCCAATACAGTATACACGCAAATACGGAGAAATACGCTGGGAACTCGAAAAACAAGGTCTTCGTATTGGCGACATGGATATGTTCATCGCAGCCACCGCTCTTGAAGAAAATCTTATCTTGGTGACAGGTAACATCAAGCATTTTGAACGAGTACCAGGTTTGGCAATTGAGAACTGGATGGACTAA
- a CDS encoding double zinc ribbon domain-containing protein, translating into MKCAVCGKEFGTGSNCKHCGSDKFTGLGNYSGYNAPVVNDNTQVSFESAERQNLNSSPQPDNPGSIICYACGEIIPSDSKFCPYCSTGLFVICPKCGHKYSSQYPACNQCGTNREKFHEQEKRKKNKDGQKAKPKRPKKETPVERLTKLIEAKRIIKASTPEGRAELERERKYIDECRKKWRNQ; encoded by the coding sequence ATGAAATGCGCTGTATGTGGAAAAGAGTTTGGTACTGGTTCAAATTGTAAACATTGCGGTTCTGATAAGTTCACAGGGTTAGGAAATTACAGTGGCTATAATGCGCCTGTTGTAAATGATAATACGCAGGTTTCCTTTGAGAGTGCAGAGAGACAAAATCTAAATTCCAGTCCTCAACCAGATAATCCAGGTTCTATTATTTGTTATGCTTGTGGAGAAATCATTCCCTCTGATTCTAAGTTCTGCCCCTATTGTAGTACGGGATTATTTGTTATTTGTCCTAAGTGTGGACATAAATATTCTTCTCAATATCCTGCATGCAATCAATGTGGAACTAATCGAGAAAAATTCCATGAGCAGGAAAAACGAAAAAAAAATAAAGATGGACAAAAAGCCAAACCAAAGAGACCCAAAAAAGAAACTCCAGTTGAAAGACTTACAAAACTAATAGAAGCTAAGCGAATAATAAAAGCAAGCACTCCAGAAGGACGCGCAGAACTGGAAAGAGAAAGAAAATACATAGATGAATGCAGAAAAAAGTGGAGAAACCAATAA